One part of the Papilio machaon chromosome 5, ilPapMach1.1, whole genome shotgun sequence genome encodes these proteins:
- the LOC106720117 gene encoding uncharacterized protein LOC106720117, with amino-acid sequence MPKCRACGKYTANADCVRCTKCTNVYHRGCSGLPTGPIPLGFACHSCKAKNDVSSESSSPGDDIMAPGKGEAECTRMLGELIREVQGLRSDLKETRDEIKQFKADLQACCRRITSVEEKVLEVEKKIASKTINNVDHLENTIADLRIQLNDRDQELLLNDVEIAGLPEERNENVLHLVSVVAVKLGLTLEDRDIVHAERQGAVRRNRGDGEGAPQQPRPLVVRLARRAQRDALLRAARVRRGLTTADMNIAGTPRKFYVNERLTRNNRQLFGKTREAASRLQWKYVWTKGGRIFTRKEEGKAIERISSEEDIKKIFGS; translated from the coding sequence ATGCCGAAGTGTCGTGCGTGTGGCAAATATACGGCGAATGCTGACTGTGTGCGTTGCACCAAGTGTACAAATGTTTACCACCGCGGCTGCAGCGGCCTGCCTACTGGTCCTATCCCTCTAGGGTTCGCTTGTCATAGCTGCAAGGCCAAGAACGACGTCTCGTCAGAAAGCTCGAGCCCCGGTGATGACATAATGGCCCCCGGAAAAGGCGAGGCCGAATGTACCCGAATGCTCGGCGAGCTCATCCGGGAGGTCCAGGGACTTCGTAGCGACCTCAAAGAAACACGAGATGAGATAAAACAGTTTAAGGCCGATCTGCAAGCTTGCTGTAGACGCATAACTTCGGTCGAAGAAAAGGTTCtagaagtagaaaaaaaaattgcctcaAAAACTATCAATAACGTTGATCACCTCGAGAATACGATAGCGGACCTGAGGATACAGTTGAATGATCGTGATCAAGAGCTGCTGCTGAATGATGTTGAAATAGCAGGGCTACCTGAGGAGAGAAACGAGAACGTCCTCCATCTCGTCAGCGTTGTAGCTGTGAAGCTGGGGCTGACCCTAGAGGATCGCGACATTGTGCACGCGGAGCGGCAGGGCGCCGTGAGACGCAACCGCGGCGACGGTGAAGGCGCGCCGCAGCAACCGCGACCGCTGGTCGTGCGGCTGGCGCGCAGGGCTCAGCGCGACGCCTTGCTCCGCGCCGCGCGCGTCCGTCGCGGCCTCACCACGGCCGATATGAACATTGCTGGGACGCCGAGGAAATTCTACGTCAACGAGCGACTCACGCGGAATAATCGACAGCTGTTCGGTAAGACGCGCGAAGCGGCTTCCCGCTTGCAATGGAAGTACGTGTGGACAAAAGGTGGCCGAATATTCACAAGGAAGGAAGAAGGTAAGGCTATTGAACGAATCAGTAGTGAAGAAGAcatcaaaaaaatttttgggTCTTAA